A window of Amycolatopsis australiensis contains these coding sequences:
- a CDS encoding oxidoreductase, producing MTNTDGRVWLITGCSAGFGREIALAALAAGDRVLATARRPETLAALRERGGERVRTAALDVTDAGQAEAAVRTALDEFGRIDVVVNNAGYGSVGAVEELTMDELRDLMEVMFFGAVAVTKAVLPHLRAQGSGTIVQLSSMGGQLAPPGFGAYCAAKFALEGISEALAAEVKPFGVRVLIVEPGAFRTEFGGGRMHRSRTIGAYAVSTSGTREAVETMDGTQPGDPAKAAAAIVRAVGSEDAPLRLALGADAVAAIRAQHRARAADLAAWEEVSRATALD from the coding sequence ATGACGAACACCGACGGCCGGGTCTGGTTGATCACCGGTTGTTCAGCCGGCTTCGGCCGGGAGATCGCGCTGGCCGCGCTGGCGGCGGGTGATCGGGTGCTGGCCACGGCGCGCCGGCCGGAGACGTTGGCCGCGCTGCGGGAGCGGGGTGGTGAGCGGGTCCGGACGGCGGCGCTGGACGTGACCGACGCCGGGCAGGCCGAGGCGGCGGTGCGGACGGCGCTGGACGAGTTCGGCCGGATCGACGTCGTGGTGAACAACGCCGGCTACGGCTCGGTCGGCGCGGTCGAGGAGCTCACGATGGACGAGCTGCGGGACCTGATGGAGGTGATGTTCTTCGGCGCGGTGGCGGTGACGAAGGCGGTGCTGCCGCACCTGCGTGCGCAGGGCAGCGGCACGATCGTGCAGCTGAGCTCGATGGGCGGGCAGCTGGCCCCGCCCGGGTTCGGTGCCTACTGTGCGGCGAAGTTCGCGCTGGAGGGCATTTCCGAGGCGCTGGCCGCGGAGGTGAAGCCGTTCGGGGTGCGGGTGCTGATCGTGGAGCCGGGTGCGTTCCGGACGGAGTTCGGGGGCGGCCGGATGCATCGTTCCCGGACGATCGGCGCGTATGCGGTGTCGACGTCGGGGACGCGGGAGGCGGTCGAGACGATGGACGGCACGCAGCCCGGTGACCCGGCGAAGGCGGCCGCGGCGATCGTGCGGGCGGTGGGCAGTGAGGACGCGCCGCTGCGCCTGGCGCTGGGCGCGGATGCCGTGGCGGCGATCCGGGCCCAGCACCGGGCGCGGGCGGCGGACCTGGCGGCTTGGGAGGAGGTCAGCCGGGCGACCGCGCTGGACTAG
- a CDS encoding LysR family transcriptional regulator — MTPELRQLRYFVAVADETSFTRAAAGLHIAQQSLSQQITVLERGLGARLFDRDPRGTRLTALGKLFLPEARAVLARADQAVATLGRAARGEIGRVSLAFLATTANYLLPPVVRAVRERFPDLDVTTAEAPIAELVDGLRTRRFDLAFTRPPLVPGLASRTLLTEEVCAVLPADHPLATRTSLTLADLAGEPWVLTPRATWEPWHRSYDADFAAAGFTPRVVQRAATVQGLLGLVAAGVGVTRLTRSSHSLRRTGVTFVPLENDIARTELVWLPGNDNPALTTITTVALELAATTDLTEAG, encoded by the coding sequence GTGACCCCCGAGCTGCGGCAGCTTCGCTATTTCGTCGCCGTCGCCGACGAAACCAGCTTCACCCGCGCCGCCGCCGGCCTGCACATCGCCCAGCAATCCCTCTCCCAGCAGATCACCGTCCTCGAACGCGGCCTCGGCGCCCGCCTGTTCGACCGCGACCCCCGCGGCACCCGCCTCACCGCCCTCGGCAAGCTCTTCCTCCCCGAAGCACGCGCCGTCCTCGCCCGCGCCGACCAGGCCGTCGCCACCCTCGGCCGCGCCGCACGCGGCGAAATCGGCCGCGTGTCGCTGGCCTTCCTCGCCACCACCGCCAACTACCTGCTGCCCCCGGTCGTCCGCGCGGTCCGCGAACGCTTCCCCGACCTCGACGTCACCACCGCCGAAGCACCGATCGCCGAACTCGTCGACGGCCTCCGCACCCGCCGCTTCGACCTTGCGTTCACCCGGCCCCCGCTCGTCCCCGGCCTGGCGTCACGGACACTGCTCACCGAAGAAGTCTGCGCCGTCCTCCCGGCCGACCACCCGCTCGCCACCCGCACCTCGCTGACACTGGCCGACCTCGCCGGCGAACCCTGGGTACTGACCCCACGCGCCACCTGGGAACCCTGGCACCGCAGCTACGACGCCGACTTCGCCGCCGCCGGCTTCACCCCACGGGTCGTCCAGCGGGCCGCCACCGTGCAAGGACTGCTCGGCCTCGTCGCCGCCGGAGTCGGCGTCACCCGGCTGACCCGCTCCTCCCACAGCCTCCGCCGCACCGGCGTCACCTTTGTGCCGCTCGAAAACGACATCGCCCGCACCGAACTCGTCTGGCTGCCCGGCAACGACAACCCGGCACTGACCACGATCACCACCGTCGCCCTCGAACTCGCCGCGACCACCGACCTGACCGAAGCCGGCTGA
- a CDS encoding ABC transporter ATP-binding protein: MPDKPIFTLRGIGVDYPTPAGLVTGVDDVSIDIPARGMTVLAGPSGSGKSTLLRVLGLFEHPARGTLTFQGADVRKLKHRERRALRRHHLGLVFQNPGDNLLGYLSVADNLRAAAEAAGTECTPEDILGRLGLHGTGGWKISALSGGQQQRLAFGCVLAARSTVVLADEPTSQLDEASADLVLDTLRYLVDQDFAVLVASHDERLIDLGTRVARLHKGTLQGIEEREHRP, encoded by the coding sequence GTGCCTGACAAACCGATCTTCACCCTCCGCGGCATCGGCGTCGACTACCCGACCCCCGCCGGCCTCGTCACCGGCGTCGACGACGTCAGCATCGACATCCCCGCCCGCGGCATGACCGTCCTCGCCGGACCGTCCGGCTCCGGGAAATCGACCCTGCTGCGCGTGCTCGGCCTGTTCGAGCACCCCGCCCGCGGCACGCTCACCTTCCAAGGCGCCGACGTCCGCAAGCTCAAGCACCGCGAACGGCGCGCGCTGCGGCGCCACCACCTCGGCCTGGTCTTCCAGAACCCCGGCGACAACCTCCTGGGCTACCTCAGCGTCGCCGACAACCTCCGCGCCGCCGCGGAAGCCGCCGGAACCGAGTGCACCCCGGAAGACATCCTCGGCCGGCTCGGCCTGCACGGCACCGGCGGCTGGAAGATCTCCGCCCTCTCCGGCGGCCAGCAGCAGCGCCTGGCCTTCGGCTGCGTCCTCGCCGCCCGCTCCACGGTCGTCCTCGCCGACGAACCGACCTCCCAGCTGGACGAAGCCTCCGCCGACCTCGTGCTCGACACGCTCCGCTACCTGGTCGACCAGGACTTCGCGGTGCTGGTCGCCTCCCACGACGAACGCCTCATCGACCTCGGCACCCGCGTGGCCCGCCTGCACAAAGGCACCCTCCAAGGCATCGAAGAACGGGAGCACCGCCCATGA
- a CDS encoding carboxymuconolactone decarboxylase family protein — MPHIPLDPQLPGIRSLMAYRPETAVPLNALAQTLLRGPSTLAVGERELIATVVSHGNECRFCTGSHAAAAAETIDGGRPVVEAACASIDDAPVSDKLKALLRIALAVRETGRAVTEELVAAARAVGATDLELHDTVLIAAAFCMYNRYVDGLATVAPEDPAAYEQMGKVLAAEGYGR, encoded by the coding sequence ATGCCGCACATCCCGCTCGACCCGCAGCTGCCCGGGATCCGGTCGCTGATGGCCTACCGCCCGGAGACCGCGGTGCCGCTCAACGCGCTGGCGCAGACCCTCCTGCGCGGTCCGAGCACGCTGGCCGTCGGCGAACGCGAGCTGATCGCGACCGTGGTGTCGCACGGCAACGAATGCCGCTTCTGCACCGGCAGCCACGCCGCCGCGGCCGCCGAGACCATCGACGGCGGCCGGCCCGTCGTCGAGGCGGCCTGCGCGAGCATCGACGACGCACCCGTTTCGGACAAGCTCAAGGCACTGCTGCGGATCGCGCTCGCGGTCCGGGAGACCGGCCGGGCCGTCACCGAAGAGCTCGTGGCCGCGGCCCGCGCCGTAGGCGCCACCGACCTCGAACTGCACGACACCGTGCTGATCGCCGCCGCGTTCTGCATGTACAACCGGTACGTCGACGGCCTCGCCACGGTCGCGCCCGAAGACCCCGCCGCCTACGAGCAGATGGGGAAGGTGCTGGCCGCCGAAGGCTACGGCCGCTGA
- a CDS encoding cytochrome P450, with product MTSPEARPPSLADGGSALFAWVDRMRENNPVTVDEDGTWHVFRHADVHRIFTDHRTFSSDPGLLLPDTAEAVRGNMAAVDPPVHHRLRKLVSKAFTPKVVADLEPRIVTAADTLITAMAEHDAPDLIRDLAYALPVVVIGELIGIPPEDRTLYRSWADALLSGGGPREDGTSLTDVMETYLADLLGQRRRNPENDLFSALAHAEVDGERLADHEVLNFASLLLAAGHITTTMMLGNTVLSLHEFPAAETAVRRDRALLPGLLEEVLRHRPPIMRLLRITTTDVELGGVAIPARSMVTPWLLGANRDPRHYTDPTAFDPRPRREAHLAFGGGVHFCLGAPLARLEGRVVFDLLLDRFAEIRVRDGIQVGYPSPMIFGVRELPVELVPHPAVARSA from the coding sequence ATGACCTCGCCCGAAGCCCGCCCACCATCCCTGGCAGACGGCGGATCGGCCCTCTTCGCCTGGGTCGACCGGATGCGCGAGAACAATCCCGTCACCGTCGACGAAGACGGCACCTGGCACGTATTCCGCCACGCCGACGTCCACCGCATCTTCACCGATCACCGGACATTCTCCTCCGACCCCGGACTCCTGCTCCCGGACACCGCCGAAGCCGTCCGCGGCAACATGGCCGCCGTCGACCCGCCCGTCCACCACCGCCTCCGCAAGCTCGTCAGCAAGGCCTTCACCCCCAAAGTCGTCGCCGACCTCGAACCACGCATCGTCACCGCCGCCGACACCCTGATCACCGCGATGGCCGAACACGACGCCCCCGACCTCATCCGCGACCTCGCCTACGCACTCCCGGTCGTCGTCATCGGCGAACTGATCGGCATCCCACCCGAAGACCGCACCCTCTACCGCAGCTGGGCCGACGCCCTCCTCAGCGGCGGCGGCCCCCGCGAAGACGGCACCTCACTCACCGACGTGATGGAGACCTACCTCGCCGACCTGCTCGGCCAACGCCGCCGAAACCCCGAAAACGACCTCTTCAGCGCACTCGCCCACGCCGAAGTCGACGGCGAACGCCTCGCCGACCACGAAGTCCTCAACTTCGCCTCACTCCTGCTCGCCGCCGGCCACATCACCACCACCATGATGCTCGGCAACACCGTGCTTTCCCTGCACGAATTCCCCGCCGCCGAAACCGCCGTCCGCCGCGACCGCGCACTCCTGCCCGGCCTGCTCGAAGAAGTCCTCCGCCACCGCCCCCCGATCATGCGGCTGCTGCGCATCACCACCACCGACGTCGAACTCGGCGGCGTCGCGATCCCCGCCCGCTCCATGGTCACTCCGTGGCTGCTCGGCGCCAACCGCGACCCACGTCACTACACCGACCCCACCGCGTTCGACCCGCGCCCACGCCGCGAAGCCCACCTCGCCTTCGGCGGCGGCGTCCACTTCTGCCTCGGCGCACCGCTCGCCCGCCTCGAAGGCCGCGTCGTGTTCGACCTCCTCCTCGACCGCTTCGCCGAAATCCGCGTCCGCGACGGCATCCAGGTCGGCTACCCGTCCCCCATGATCTTCGGCGTCCGCGAACTGCCCGTCGAACTGGTTCCCCACCCGGCCGTCGCGCGGTCGGCGTGA
- a CDS encoding ABC transporter permease, whose translation MTMPWRAAPKAALSSPLTLIVAAVTALLACFLGTAAVLQASAAGGAAVTYQTGITCPDSYGPVFGKGNIPVQAIPALTGAVQRHAPAHGFGTPVVGQYTTVLTGTQFNGDPHYKIRLAYRDQAGLDNLTLQQGTRAPGLWLGNVVADAEHIGVGTRPSIRGVALPPVTGIYRDLLDPPPRWWCSQQSGAVIDRLVNDPIDSIVFATDRATFDTTITALGLPTVQNFTISFYEPPPATLSAAEDLLQRSRDLVADVRADLTAQGLGNLVAADVPTFDRSVQIARQAQDNVFVSILPLALISVLVGCAGLGTVALQWYQRRHAQLRLLSARGSGPGALGGLAVAELGLPILLGGVAGAGAARLLLGGYGPPGAPDPEAQLGALAVAAGVLAVSLALLALLVAVRAHREFELGRIRRTGRRMRLLGYFPWELLTAGMAWLGWTRLARYGTASRLGNPLPQVDPLALTYPVFVVLTVGLLTARLAWLALHASHRARLWSHPALQLAIRRLAGARAPVTGVLVIGTLAIGTLATGIGIARGQEEALDTKSAIFVGSNARLDTDSPIGMGQVAMPAALAGTSTVVGELTGTGSVVLVVDPATFTQGAAVADVPADDLAGLLHRISQPDPRGTPVLRIGHTAKQSARLPGGLRDAVPVADLPVFPMIGTSPGYVVSRTALDHDQLDRIPKWSVLTTAPLADATAALRAAGVYIPNRISRETALDGLPFFVVSWTFSFVALLGAVLGVVAVLALLVAVEVRRRQNALAGALVLRMGMRPRALLASHLMELGALSGLAIVVGVACGLSVAGLSVPRFDPATFLAPRSELPDPLPFVLTVLAIGALVVALAGWIAVRSVRTARTAELIRA comes from the coding sequence GTGACCATGCCGTGGCGTGCGGCGCCGAAGGCCGCCCTCTCCAGCCCGCTCACCCTGATCGTGGCGGCGGTGACCGCACTGCTGGCCTGCTTCCTCGGCACCGCGGCGGTCCTGCAGGCCTCCGCCGCGGGCGGCGCGGCCGTCACCTACCAGACCGGCATCACCTGCCCCGACAGCTACGGGCCGGTGTTCGGCAAGGGCAACATCCCCGTCCAGGCCATCCCGGCACTGACCGGCGCCGTCCAGCGGCACGCCCCCGCCCACGGGTTCGGCACCCCCGTCGTCGGCCAGTACACCACCGTTCTCACCGGCACCCAGTTCAACGGCGACCCCCACTACAAGATCCGCCTCGCCTACCGCGACCAGGCCGGCCTGGACAACCTGACGCTGCAGCAGGGCACCCGCGCCCCCGGCCTGTGGCTGGGCAACGTCGTCGCCGACGCCGAGCACATCGGCGTCGGCACCCGGCCCAGCATCCGCGGGGTCGCGCTGCCGCCGGTCACCGGCATCTACCGCGACCTGCTCGACCCGCCGCCGCGGTGGTGGTGCTCGCAGCAATCCGGCGCCGTCATCGACCGGCTCGTCAACGACCCCATCGACTCCATCGTGTTCGCCACCGACCGCGCCACCTTCGACACCACGATCACGGCGCTCGGCCTGCCCACCGTGCAGAACTTCACCATCTCGTTCTACGAACCGCCGCCCGCCACCCTCAGCGCGGCCGAGGACCTGCTCCAGCGCTCCCGCGACCTCGTCGCCGACGTCCGCGCGGACCTGACCGCCCAGGGCCTCGGGAACCTCGTCGCCGCCGACGTCCCGACCTTCGACCGCTCCGTGCAGATCGCCCGCCAGGCCCAGGACAACGTCTTCGTGTCCATCCTGCCGCTCGCGCTCATCAGCGTCCTCGTCGGCTGCGCCGGCCTCGGCACGGTCGCCCTCCAGTGGTACCAGCGGCGGCACGCCCAGCTGCGGCTGCTCTCCGCCCGCGGCAGCGGACCGGGCGCCCTCGGCGGCCTCGCCGTCGCCGAGCTGGGCCTGCCGATCCTGCTCGGCGGCGTCGCGGGCGCGGGCGCAGCCCGGCTCCTGCTCGGCGGCTACGGCCCACCCGGCGCCCCCGACCCCGAGGCACAGCTGGGCGCCCTCGCCGTCGCCGCCGGCGTGCTCGCGGTGTCGCTGGCGCTGCTGGCCCTCCTCGTCGCCGTCCGGGCCCACCGGGAGTTCGAGCTCGGCCGTATCCGCCGCACCGGCCGGCGGATGCGGCTGCTGGGCTACTTCCCCTGGGAACTGCTCACCGCCGGCATGGCCTGGCTCGGCTGGACCCGCCTGGCCCGCTACGGCACCGCCTCCCGGCTCGGAAATCCATTACCGCAGGTCGACCCGCTCGCCCTCACCTACCCGGTGTTCGTCGTGCTCACCGTGGGCCTGCTGACCGCCCGGCTCGCCTGGCTGGCCCTGCACGCCTCGCACCGCGCCCGGCTCTGGTCCCACCCGGCCCTGCAGCTGGCGATCCGGCGGCTGGCCGGCGCCCGCGCCCCGGTCACCGGCGTCCTGGTCATCGGCACCCTCGCCATCGGCACGCTCGCCACCGGCATCGGCATCGCCCGCGGCCAGGAAGAAGCCCTCGACACCAAGTCGGCCATCTTCGTCGGCAGCAACGCCCGCCTCGACACCGACAGTCCCATCGGCATGGGCCAGGTCGCCATGCCCGCCGCACTGGCCGGCACCAGCACCGTCGTCGGCGAGCTCACCGGCACCGGCAGCGTGGTACTGGTCGTCGACCCCGCCACCTTCACCCAGGGCGCCGCCGTCGCCGACGTCCCCGCCGACGACCTCGCCGGCCTCCTGCACCGGATCTCCCAGCCCGACCCGCGCGGCACACCGGTCCTGCGCATCGGCCACACCGCCAAGCAGAGCGCCCGGCTGCCCGGCGGGCTCCGCGACGCCGTCCCCGTCGCCGACCTGCCCGTGTTCCCCATGATCGGCACCTCACCCGGCTACGTCGTCTCCCGCACCGCCCTCGACCACGACCAGCTCGACCGCATCCCGAAGTGGAGCGTGCTGACCACCGCGCCGCTGGCCGACGCCACCGCCGCCCTGCGCGCCGCCGGCGTCTACATCCCGAACCGGATCAGCCGCGAAACCGCACTCGACGGCCTGCCGTTCTTCGTCGTGTCCTGGACGTTCTCGTTCGTCGCCCTGCTCGGCGCCGTGCTCGGGGTCGTGGCCGTCCTCGCCCTGCTCGTCGCCGTCGAAGTCCGGCGACGCCAGAACGCCCTCGCCGGCGCACTCGTGCTGCGGATGGGCATGCGGCCACGCGCACTGCTGGCCAGCCACCTGATGGAACTCGGCGCCCTCAGCGGCCTCGCCATCGTCGTCGGCGTCGCCTGCGGGCTCTCCGTCGCCGGCCTGTCGGTACCCCGCTTCGACCCCGCGACCTTCCTCGCACCACGCTCGGAGCTGCCCGACCCGCTCCCGTTCGTGCTGACCGTGCTGGCCATCGGCGCCCTCGTCGTCGCACTGGCCGGCTGGATCGCGGTGCGCTCGGTGCGCACCGCCCGGACCGCGGAGCTGATCCGTGCCTGA
- a CDS encoding VOC family protein — protein sequence MSTKGIKTVLHPVTDLAAAKAVYTALLGLEPQADSPYYVGYDIAEGQHIGLVPNGGGQGMTSPVTYWEVTDIAAKLTEVTAAGGKVKDEPKDVGNGRLVATFTDADGNVLGLLQDPA from the coding sequence ATGAGCACCAAGGGGATCAAGACCGTCCTGCACCCCGTCACCGACCTGGCCGCCGCCAAGGCCGTCTACACCGCCCTGCTCGGCCTCGAACCGCAGGCCGATTCGCCCTACTACGTCGGCTACGACATCGCCGAAGGCCAGCACATCGGCCTCGTCCCCAACGGCGGCGGGCAGGGCATGACCTCGCCGGTCACCTATTGGGAGGTCACCGACATCGCCGCGAAGCTCACCGAGGTCACCGCCGCCGGCGGGAAGGTCAAGGACGAACCGAAGGACGTCGGCAACGGCCGCCTCGTCGCGACCTTCACCGACGCCGACGGCAACGTCCTCGGCCTCCTGCAGGACCCCGCCTAG
- a CDS encoding quinone oxidoreductase family protein, producing the protein MRAAEIRTAGRAPVVTERPDPEPGPGALAVRVTAAPITPLDRLCASGTSYFGVPELPYVPGVQGVGVVAPAGPPVWFATAAGMRPGDGSMAEYAVAAPEDVVELPAGADHALVAALGLSAVAAWMCLTGKGKLAAGETVLVLGAGGVVGQSAVQLARVAGARHVVACARSAAALERARELGADSTVRLDAADDVERLAARLAQVPADLVIDPVCGIPAAAALRSLRPGGRLVNLGGAAGEEFAVPSAVLRSRSLHVHGYTNNELTAGERREALLTVVGHAMAGALTAGYDRVPLAEAGRAWTRPGRVVLVP; encoded by the coding sequence GTGCGCGCGGCGGAGATCCGGACGGCGGGCCGCGCCCCGGTGGTGACCGAGCGGCCCGACCCCGAGCCCGGGCCGGGCGCGCTCGCGGTGCGGGTCACGGCCGCGCCCATCACGCCGCTGGACCGGCTTTGCGCGTCGGGCACGTCCTACTTCGGGGTGCCCGAGCTGCCGTACGTGCCGGGGGTGCAGGGGGTGGGCGTGGTGGCGCCGGCCGGGCCGCCGGTCTGGTTCGCCACGGCCGCGGGCATGCGGCCCGGTGACGGCAGCATGGCCGAGTACGCCGTGGCCGCGCCCGAGGACGTCGTGGAGCTGCCGGCGGGGGCCGACCACGCGCTGGTCGCGGCGCTCGGGCTGTCGGCGGTGGCGGCCTGGATGTGCCTGACCGGCAAGGGAAAGCTGGCAGCCGGGGAGACGGTGCTCGTGCTGGGCGCCGGCGGGGTGGTCGGCCAGTCGGCCGTCCAGCTGGCGCGGGTGGCCGGGGCCCGGCACGTCGTCGCGTGCGCGCGGTCGGCGGCCGCGCTGGAGCGGGCGCGCGAGCTCGGCGCGGACAGCACGGTCCGGCTCGACGCCGCCGACGACGTCGAGCGGCTGGCCGCGCGGCTCGCGCAGGTGCCGGCCGACCTGGTGATCGATCCGGTGTGCGGGATCCCGGCCGCGGCGGCGCTGCGCAGCCTGCGGCCGGGCGGGCGGCTGGTCAACCTCGGCGGCGCGGCCGGCGAGGAGTTCGCCGTCCCGTCGGCCGTGCTGCGCAGCCGGTCACTGCACGTCCACGGCTACACGAACAACGAGCTCACCGCCGGCGAGCGCCGCGAGGCCCTGCTGACCGTGGTGGGACACGCGATGGCGGGCGCGCTCACCGCCGGCTACGACCGGGTCCCGCTGGCGGAGGCGGGCCGGGCGTGGACGCGGCCGGGCCGGGTCGTGCTGGTGCCGTGA
- a CDS encoding ABC transporter ATP-binding protein — protein MTLVEAVGLRRSFAHPSGDIEVLRGLELRVGAGELVTVSGRSGSGKSALLALLCGFDSPDSGCVLLDGVPISGAPPWHTCAVLPQALGLANELTIAENVALPLRLRSDVPRPSPAEIAARVTELLEELGIGDLGDRYPLEVSFGQQQRVALARAVAGRPRVLLTDEPTAHLDAGSTPRVLRLLRRCAEEGAAVIVATHDDEVHRIADRRVRLLDGVLTALLD, from the coding sequence ATGACCCTCGTCGAAGCCGTCGGCCTGCGTCGCAGCTTCGCCCACCCCAGCGGCGACATCGAAGTACTGCGCGGCCTGGAACTGCGCGTCGGCGCGGGCGAACTGGTCACGGTCTCCGGCCGGTCAGGCTCCGGCAAGAGCGCCCTGCTGGCCCTGCTGTGCGGATTCGACTCCCCCGACTCCGGCTGCGTGCTGCTCGACGGCGTCCCCATCAGCGGCGCCCCGCCCTGGCACACCTGCGCCGTCCTGCCGCAGGCACTCGGGCTGGCCAACGAGCTGACCATCGCGGAGAACGTCGCCCTCCCGCTGCGCCTGCGCTCCGACGTCCCGCGCCCGTCCCCGGCCGAAATCGCCGCCCGCGTCACGGAACTGCTCGAGGAGCTGGGCATCGGCGACCTCGGCGACCGCTACCCCCTCGAAGTCTCGTTCGGCCAGCAGCAGCGCGTCGCCCTCGCCCGCGCGGTCGCCGGCCGCCCCAGGGTCCTGCTGACGGACGAACCGACGGCCCACCTCGACGCCGGCTCCACCCCCCGCGTCCTCCGGCTGCTGCGCCGCTGCGCCGAAGAAGGCGCGGCGGTCATCGTGGCCACCCACGACGACGAGGTCCACCGCATCGCCGACCGCCGCGTCCGCCTCCTCGACGGCGTGCTCACCGCCCTGCTCGACTAG
- a CDS encoding glycosyl hydrolase family 18 protein, with translation MSVSLALAAFSAGSLVAAAGTAQAATPLPAHVFAPYFEAWTGESPAALAQQSGAKHLTMAFIQAATKGSCTVYWNGDTGMPIANSTFGADIATIRSRGGDVIPSFGGYTADNTGTEIADSCTSVDSIAAAYESVITTYDVPRLDMDIEDNSLTNTAGIDRRNKAIKKVQDWAAASGRSLQISYTLPTTTHGLADSGLAVLRNAVSNGTRVDVVNMMTFDYYDNAAHEMATDTQTAATGLVGQLAGLYPGKTQAQLWAMVGITEMIGVDDFGPAETFTTADASTVYNWAVSKGINTLSFWALQRDNGSCAGGAAADNCSGIAQDTWFFSHAFEPFTGGTTVPGNDFSVAASPASAAVDPGKAATATVSTAVTSGSAQQVTLSVTGAPAGVTASVSPATVTAGGSATLSVSTTSAAVPGVYPLTITGTGASGSHSATFTLTVNGTAPAGGVVNGGFETGALSPWTAPGDAVVGSPAHSGTHALQVVPTSSATGEAAQDVTLAPNHSYTLKAWVQGSYAYVGVRGGANASTWTSSSGWTQLSVPFTTGASGAVTVYVHGWYGQSAVYADDFTIS, from the coding sequence TTGTCCGTTTCCCTTGCCCTGGCGGCATTCTCGGCCGGCTCGCTGGTCGCCGCCGCCGGGACCGCCCAAGCCGCGACGCCGCTGCCCGCGCACGTCTTCGCGCCGTACTTCGAAGCCTGGACCGGCGAGAGCCCGGCCGCGCTGGCCCAGCAGTCGGGCGCCAAGCACCTCACGATGGCGTTCATCCAGGCCGCCACCAAGGGCTCCTGCACCGTCTACTGGAACGGTGACACCGGGATGCCGATCGCGAACTCGACGTTCGGGGCCGACATCGCCACCATCCGCTCGCGCGGCGGGGACGTCATCCCGTCCTTCGGCGGCTACACCGCCGACAACACCGGCACCGAGATCGCCGACAGCTGCACCAGCGTCGACTCCATCGCCGCCGCCTACGAGTCGGTGATCACCACCTACGACGTCCCCCGCCTCGACATGGACATCGAGGACAACTCCCTGACCAACACCGCCGGCATCGACCGCCGCAACAAGGCGATCAAGAAGGTCCAGGACTGGGCGGCGGCGTCCGGGCGGTCCCTGCAGATCTCCTACACGCTGCCCACCACCACCCACGGCCTCGCCGACAGCGGCCTCGCCGTGCTGCGCAACGCCGTCAGCAACGGCACCCGCGTCGACGTCGTCAACATGATGACCTTCGACTACTACGACAACGCCGCCCACGAGATGGCCACCGACACCCAGACCGCCGCCACCGGCCTGGTCGGCCAGCTCGCCGGGCTGTACCCGGGCAAGACACAGGCGCAGCTGTGGGCCATGGTCGGCATCACCGAGATGATCGGCGTCGACGACTTCGGCCCGGCCGAGACGTTCACGACCGCCGACGCCTCGACCGTCTACAACTGGGCCGTCTCGAAGGGCATCAACACGCTCTCGTTCTGGGCACTGCAGCGCGACAACGGCAGCTGCGCCGGCGGGGCCGCCGCCGACAACTGCTCCGGCATCGCCCAGGACACGTGGTTCTTCAGCCACGCCTTCGAGCCGTTCACCGGCGGCACCACCGTGCCCGGCAACGACTTTTCCGTCGCGGCCAGCCCCGCTTCGGCCGCGGTCGACCCGGGCAAGGCGGCCACCGCGACCGTCAGCACCGCCGTCACGTCCGGCTCGGCCCAGCAGGTGACGCTGTCGGTCACCGGCGCGCCCGCGGGTGTCACCGCCTCCGTCAGCCCCGCCACGGTGACCGCGGGCGGCAGCGCGACGCTGTCGGTCAGCACCACCTCGGCGGCCGTTCCCGGCGTCTACCCGCTGACGATCACCGGGACCGGCGCCTCCGGCAGCCACAGCGCCACCTTCACCCTCACCGTCAACGGCACCGCGCCGGCCGGCGGCGTCGTCAACGGCGGCTTCGAGACCGGCGCGCTGAGCCCGTGGACCGCCCCGGGCGACGCCGTCGTCGGGTCACCGGCCCATTCGGGCACGCACGCGCTGCAGGTCGTGCCGACGTCCTCGGCCACCGGTGAGGCGGCGCAGGACGTCACGCTCGCCCCGAACCACTCCTACACCCTCAAGGCGTGGGTGCAGGGCAGCTACGCCTACGTCGGCGTCCGGGGCGGCGCGAACGCGTCCACGTGGACCTCGAGCAGCGGCTGGACGCAGCTGTCGGTGCCGTTCACGACCGGCGCTTCGGGCGCGGTGACGGTGTACGTCCACGGCTGGTACGGCCAAAGTGCCGTCTACGCCGACGATTTCACGATCAGCTGA